From the genome of Corallococcus macrosporus DSM 14697:
CCCATGGCCCCCACCGAGCGCAGCGCCAGCGCCGCCAGGCTCCGCGGCATCGTGCGCCCCATGAGCTCCAGCGCCGTCTCCAGCTCCTGGATGGCGCGCTTCGACTCGCCCTTCTCCTGGTGGGCCCGGCCCAGGCCCAGGTGGAGCTCCGCGCGGCGCGGCACCTGCTCCTCGTCCGCCAGGCACTGCTCGAACATGAGGATGGCGCCCGCGTAGTTGCCCGCGTTGAGCAGCGTCTCCGCCAGCTCCTTCATCACCGCGTGCGTCTTGCGAAGGACCTCCTCCGGGTCCAACGCCACGGTGCCACCCAGGATCTCCATGGCCCGGTTGTAGTGGTGGATGGCGTCGTCGTTGGCGTACTGCTCGCGCGCGCTGCGCGCCGCCATCAGCGTGTACTCCAGGCCCTTCACCTCGTCGTTTCCGGCCAGCGAGTGGTAGGCCAGGATGCCCGCCGACTTGACGGCGTTGTCCCCCGCGCGGGCCTCGATGAAGCGCGCCATGCGCCGGTGCAGGTCCTCGCGCGCGGACACCAGCAGCGTGGTGTACGCCACGTCGCGGATGACGATGTGCTTGAAGATGCAGGTGAAGGGCTCCTCCAGCTCCAGCAGGATGAGCCCCAGCCGCGTCAGCGTGTCGATGGCCTCTCGAATCCGCTCCGGCGTCACCGAGCCCGGCGCCAGCGCGGCCACCGCCTCCAGCGTGAAGATGCGGCCCACCACGGAGGCCACGCGCACCACCAGCTTCTCCGTCTCCGTGAGCAGGTCGATGCGCGCCAGCACCACGTCCTGGATGGAGTCCGGCAGCTCCAGGCCCTGCAGGCCGCGCTTGAGCTCCAGCGTCTGGGCGCCCGGCGCCACCGGCCCCAGGTAGCCCTTCTCCACCATCCCCTGGACGATGGACTCGGTGAAGAACGGGTTGCCCTGCACCTTGGCCAACAGCAGGTCCTCCAGCGCCGTGTCCGGCGTCTCCATGCGCAGGTGCAGCCGCAGGAGCGCCCGCGTGTCCTCGTCATCCAGGCTGGACAGGTCCAACCACCGCATCCCGGGCAGGCCCTTGAGGCCCTTGAGGTGCTCGCCCGGCCGCATCGTCACCAGCAGCGTCACGCGCAGCGGGGACAGCCGCGCGGCCACGTACTCGATGAGGTCCACGGAGATGTTGTCGGCCCAGTGGAGGTCCTCGAAGAAGAGCAGCACCGGCGTCTGGCGCGACAGCTTCTCCAGGAGCTGGAGGATGACCTGGAAGAGCTTCTGGTTCTTCCGCCGGGCGTCCAGGTCGCGCGTGAGGGGTGACTCCTCCACGGGCAGGCCCAGGATGCCCGCGAGCACCGGTATCCACTCCGGCCCCGTGTCCTCCAGGCCCCCGAAGCCCTGGCGCAGCCGGGAGAGCTGCGTCTCCACGTCATCGCCCTCGTGCAGGCCAAAGAGCTGGACCAGCACCTCCTTCCACGGGAAGAAGGGCGTGAACATCTCGTAGGAGTAGCAGATGCCGTAGAGGCTGCGGGCGCCGCGCGCCTCCGCCACCTCCACCACCTTCGCGCCCAGCCGCGACTTGCCGATGCCCGCCTCGCCGGACACCACGCAGGTGCGGCCGTGGCCCTCCAGGGCTTCGTCCACGGCCTGGCGCAGCACGTCCACCTCGCGCTGCCGGCCGACGAGGTCGCCCCTGCCCTTGAGGAACAGGCTGCGGCGGACCTCCGCGGACAGCCGGTAGACGGGCACCGCGCGGGACACCCCCTTGAGCCGCGCGTCCTCCACGAACTCGGTGGCGAAGCCGCCCTGGTGCAGCTTGCGCTCCGTCTGCGCGTCGATGTGGATGCCGCTGCCCTGCCCGTGCGTCATCAGGCGGGCGGACATGTTCACCACCTCGCCGAGCGCGGAGTAGCCCTTGCGCCAGGGCGAGCCCATGTCGCCGAAGTAGGCCGGGCCGGTGGCGATGCCCACCTGGAGCGACGTGACGAAGGGGAAGGACTCCCGCTCGCGCATCAGCTTGCACGCGAACCGGCAGGCCAGCACCTCCTTGCTCTGCAGGGCCGTGGGCGCGCCGAAGATGACGTAGAGGACGTTCCCCTTGTCGGTGAAGTCCGTCATCAACAGCACGCCGCCGTGGTGCGCGCTCTCCCGCTGGACGTATTCGTAGAAGGCGTTCAGCTCGCGGGTGAACGCCTCCGTCCGCGCGGCCGGATGCTGGCTGTCGAAGCGGAGGAAGCAGCAGGTGACGTCGCGGAAGTCACCGCTGAACTCCTGGTGCGCCGTGGTGATCTTCGTGAAGAGCACCGGGTGCAGCAGCAACGAGCACCGCGCCACCAGCTCCGGCCCCGAGGGCAGCACGAAGCCGGGCGCTGGCGGCGCGCGCAGCGGCGCGGTGGGCGCCAGGTGGTACGCCCCGCCGCGGGCCTCGCCCTGACGCGCGGGCTCCGGCAGCAGGGCCCAGGCCTCCGGGCTGAGGAGCACCTCCCCCACCGTGGCCCGCTTCTCCGCCGCCACCGCCTGCGCCAGGGGCTGGCCGATGAGCGCCGGGTGCATCCACAGCCCCGTGGCGCCCAGCACCACCCGGTGGGCCTCCCCGAAGCCGATGCCGATGCGCGACGACACGGTGAAGCGCTGGCCCAGCAGCTCCAGCCGGGCGAAGCGGGACAGCCGCCGCTGGACGTCCAGCGCGCACCGGGCGGCGCGCTGCACCGTGGCGCTGGCGTCCGTGCCCGGCTCCACCTCGAAGCAGGCCAGGATGGAGTCACCGGCGAACTGGTAGATGTCGCCGCCGTGGTCCTTCACGACGTCGATCATCTCCGTGTAGTAGCTCGTCAGGAGCCGCTGGAGCGCGTCGATTCCCCGGGGGCCGGCGCCGCTCAGGCTGACGACGATGGGCGTGAAGCCCGCGATGTCCAGCAGCAGGATGGCGCCCTCCACCGGCTCCATGAGCGGCAGCGCGTGCGCCTCCGTGTGCTCCAGGCGCCGGAGCACGGCGCCGGGGATGTAGGGCGCCAGCGTCGCGAGGATGGGGTCGGCGTCCACCGGAGACATGGCCATGCGCTCAGCCCAGGGCGTTGAAGCGGATCCACATGGCCACCACGCCTACCACCGCGTAGAAGGCGATCTCCACCGTCTCCGACACGGGCTGCGCCTTCTTCAGGGCCCCCCAGACGTGGACGACCACCATCCCCGCGCAGACCCACCCGATGAGGTCGAAGATGGCGGGCCCCGGCCGCGACACGAAGCGCGCCGCCGTGAGGATGATGGCCAGGGCCACCGCGCCCAGGCAGCGCCCGAAGTAGATGGTGAGGTGATTGTTACCCTCCGGCAGCCGCCAGCCGAACCAGCGCGCCCAGGTCAGGGGCATCAGCAGCAACGGGAGCGCGATGACGAGCAGGAAGAGCGTCCCGGCGATGGCGAGGAACCAGCTGGCGAGCGGAGCTTCGGCACTGATCATGATGGCGCACTCGAGACGACACGGCCCTCCCTGCCTGGGTGGAGCCGGCCCGTTCCCCCGAGCGCGTCATCCTAGACGCATTACCGGAGCTACGGCGCGGCCAGACGCACCGGGTCCCCCACGACGGCGCGGAG
Proteins encoded in this window:
- a CDS encoding AAA family ATPase, with protein sequence MSPVDADPILATLAPYIPGAVLRRLEHTEAHALPLMEPVEGAILLLDIAGFTPIVVSLSGAGPRGIDALQRLLTSYYTEMIDVVKDHGGDIYQFAGDSILACFEVEPGTDASATVQRAARCALDVQRRLSRFARLELLGQRFTVSSRIGIGFGEAHRVVLGATGLWMHPALIGQPLAQAVAAEKRATVGEVLLSPEAWALLPEPARQGEARGGAYHLAPTAPLRAPPAPGFVLPSGPELVARCSLLLHPVLFTKITTAHQEFSGDFRDVTCCFLRFDSQHPAARTEAFTRELNAFYEYVQRESAHHGGVLLMTDFTDKGNVLYVIFGAPTALQSKEVLACRFACKLMRERESFPFVTSLQVGIATGPAYFGDMGSPWRKGYSALGEVVNMSARLMTHGQGSGIHIDAQTERKLHQGGFATEFVEDARLKGVSRAVPVYRLSAEVRRSLFLKGRGDLVGRQREVDVLRQAVDEALEGHGRTCVVSGEAGIGKSRLGAKVVEVAEARGARSLYGICYSYEMFTPFFPWKEVLVQLFGLHEGDDVETQLSRLRQGFGGLEDTGPEWIPVLAGILGLPVEESPLTRDLDARRKNQKLFQVILQLLEKLSRQTPVLLFFEDLHWADNISVDLIEYVAARLSPLRVTLLVTMRPGEHLKGLKGLPGMRWLDLSSLDDEDTRALLRLHLRMETPDTALEDLLLAKVQGNPFFTESIVQGMVEKGYLGPVAPGAQTLELKRGLQGLELPDSIQDVVLARIDLLTETEKLVVRVASVVGRIFTLEAVAALAPGSVTPERIREAIDTLTRLGLILLELEEPFTCIFKHIVIRDVAYTTLLVSAREDLHRRMARFIEARAGDNAVKSAGILAYHSLAGNDEVKGLEYTLMAARSAREQYANDDAIHHYNRAMEILGGTVALDPEEVLRKTHAVMKELAETLLNAGNYAGAILMFEQCLADEEQVPRRAELHLGLGRAHQEKGESKRAIQELETALELMGRTMPRSLAALALRSVGAMGLHLLYGLFPWLVRPLGARLPLYLKQLSTLISLIKIYYFADIGKLTWATLVATTMAERSRSEYGLSLATSYYGSLLFGSGLVGRSGFWCQRALEHARRSRDTAAEGVALSRLATQSIFTNAQARATAYGEQAVALLRQVGDMWEVQTGLMMLATSQFLASRFEDAERAYREMGRVGVELNALMHQGWSHAWVPMCRYLRGDGDVGELCAELEEGLRISIEVQDLANQCASLNHLVNVAVREHQVEEAALMAVRADEALWRYHVLVPFLQIGLVDAAEGALFALEQGAVSVPQEQLWAIYRRCALKARALGALYPYLRGPAMRVMARAKALKRGAKAAEPLFERALQVLEATPNRWETGVAYLDAAAALPHRRTELLARARDVFTAIDAQAELRRVARLESGPQDVAPALPAAALT